One window of the Esox lucius isolate fEsoLuc1 chromosome 8, fEsoLuc1.pri, whole genome shotgun sequence genome contains the following:
- the LOC117594808 gene encoding regulator of G-protein signaling 8-like, with product MSKTYGRSTLIPEGCFAAFRVFLQSEFSEENIEFWLACQEYRKTPSTAERSWKATKIFQDFLHPQAQRSIRIAFIHSRRPAREIYRKIRRAMKAPCPCCFDEAVIHMYKLMERDSFPRFLRSDCYPGLRQEAGTPW from the exons atgtccaagacatatggccgcag CACTCTAATCCCTGAAGGGTGTTTTGCAGCCTTTAGAGTGTTCCTGCAGTCTGAATTCAGTGAGGAGAATATTGAGTTCTGGCTAGCATGCCAAGAATACAGAAAAACCCCCTCAACGGCCGAGCGGTCCTGGAAGGCAACAAAAATCTTCCAGGATTTCCTCCATCCACAGGCTCAGAGGTCAATCAGAATTGCCTTTATTCATTCTCGCAGACCCGCTAGAG AGATTTACAGG AAGATCAGAAGGGCCATGAAAGCTCCTTGTCCATGCTGCTTTGACGAGGCAGTGATCCATATGTACAAACTGATGGAGAGAGATTCCTTTCCTAGGTTCCTCCGGTCAGACTGCTACCCTGGGCTCAGACAAGAAGCCGGAACCCCTTGGTAG